A single Cannabis sativa cultivar Pink pepper isolate KNU-18-1 chromosome 7, ASM2916894v1, whole genome shotgun sequence DNA region contains:
- the LOC115697704 gene encoding uncharacterized protein LOC115697704: protein MGKVMSEKDEELALFFEMRRLEKENEANNGLLLQLPNDNSNSDELDDLLLESNNSPKSPISKSVSSMPPQRKSRVEEFLNSENDKSDYDWLLTPPGTPLLPSLDLGSQRSATSQVENPSSRPTALRSRPANIQVEPASRRNISSKNPNLPSEKNSSSIGNRRPSSSEGPKTVTRRSATPTARPTLPLTTKPSRSSTPSSRASFPSSKNVAPQARSSTPTMSSARSSTPTRPFSRASTPSRSTARASTPTARPALPASKSTARSATPTRQPSTSLNAPGVSAPTGRASSASKLRPTSSKSSATSRGPSPTVKSRPWKPSEIPGSSVNAPHNLKTTLPERPASASRVRPVVPVVKSISTVSGANGRQQSCSPSRGRSSHSTVATSNKNFNKHMSKSSCGDNDEVSPVVIGTQMVERVVNMRKLAPPKRDNDHSSHSYSSGKSQSADSLGFGRSLSKKSLDMALRHMDIRRSMQGGSLRPLVTAIPASSMYSIRSGPTKSRTISNSESPHATSSNASSEPSVNNACSGCLDGSDDIEGNDVGSDQGNSYSASRHW, encoded by the exons atggGGAAGGTGATGAGTGAGAAAGATGAAGAGCTGGCGTTATTCTTCGAGATGAGAAGATTGGAGAAAGAGAACGAAGCAAATAATGGTCTTCTTCTTCAGCTTCCAAACGATAATAGTAACTCTGATGAGCTCGATGATCTTCTTCTTG AATCGAATAACAGTCCGAAATCGCCAATTTCAAAGAGTGTCTCGTCTATGCCACCGCAGCGAAAGAGCCGAGTTGAGGAATTTTTAAACTCAGAAAATGATAAATCCGATTACGATTG GCTTCTTACACCACCTGGTACCCCACTTTTGCCTTCTTTGGATTTGGGATCACAAAGAAGTGCAACAAGTCAGGTTGAGAATCCTTCGTCTCGTCCCACTGCCTTGCGGTCGAGG CCAGCAAATATTCAAGTGGAGCCTGCTTCAAGGAGAAATATATCATCTAAAAATCCAAACTTGCCATCTGAAAAAAATTCTTCCTCTATTGGAAACAGAAGGCCATCTTCATCTGAGGGACCGAAAACAGTGACTCGGAGATCTGCAACTCCAACTGCACGGCCTACATTACCATTAACAACCAAACCGTCGAGATCATCTACACCAAGTTCACGGGCCTCATTTCCTTCATCTAAAAATGTGGCTCCTCAAGCTAGGTCTTCAACTCCAACTATGTCCTCTGCTCGGTCTTCAACTCCAACTAGGCCCTTCTCTCGGGCTTCAACTCCATCTAGGTCCACTGCTCGGGCTTCAACACCAACTGCCAGACCTGCATTGCCAGCTTCCAAGTCGACAGCACGGTCAGCAACACCAACACGTCAGCCATCAACCTCACTAAATGCACCTGGTGTATCTGCTCCAACAGGTCGAGCTTCTTCAGCATCCAAGTTACGTCCCACAAGCTCAAAAAGTTCAGCGACTTCACGTGGCCCTTCACCTACAGTAAAATCAAGGCCTTGGAAACCCTCTGAGATTCCTGGTTCCTCTGTTAATGCTCCCCATAATTTAAAGACAACATTGCCAGAAAGACCAGCCTCTGCTTCTAGGGTACGGCCGGTAGTACCTGTTGTTAAATCGATTTCTACTGTGTCGGGTGCTAATGGTAGACAGCAATCGTGTTCTCCATCTAGGGGACGGTCTTCACATAGTACTGTCGCTACTAGTAATAAGAACTTCAATAAACATATGAGCAAATCTAGCTGTGGTGACAATGATGAAGTTAGTCCTGTTGTTATTGGAACACAAATGGTTGAAAGAGTTGTAAACATGAGGAAACTGGCACCGCCAAAGCGAGATAACGATCATTCTTCCCATAGTTATTCTTCTGGGAAGTCTCAGTCTGCTGACAGCTTAGGCTTTGGAAGATCACTTTCAAAGAAATCCCTGGATATGGCTCTAAGACACATG GATATAAGGCGAAGCATGCAAGGTGGTAGTCTACGACCACTCGTGACGGCTATTCCAGCTTCATCCATGTACAGTATCCGATCAGGACCAACAAAAAGCAGGACAATAAGCAATTCAGAATCTCCTCATGCTACAAGCAGCAACGCGAGCTCTGAACCAAGTGTGAACAATGCTTGTTCCGGTTGTTTAGATGGGAGCGACGACATTGAAGGCAACGATGTTGGAAGTGATCAAGGAAACTCTTATTCGGCAAGCCGCCATTGGTAG